In a single window of the Vicugna pacos chromosome 8, VicPac4, whole genome shotgun sequence genome:
- the GTF3C6 gene encoding general transcription factor 3C polypeptide 6 has product MAAPEGGARRSEAAQRGGSMAAAEEPTRGEADEEEEEAEQLVLVELSGIIDSDFLSKCENKCKILGIDTERPILQVDSYVFAGEYEDTLGTCVIFEETVEHADAEGNNKTVLKYKCHTMKKLSMTRTLLTEKKEGEENIGGVEWLQIKDNDFSYRPNMICSFLHENEDEEVVAPDPDKPLELEEQEIKMKDNSNLSYEQGKPPNLETEDSGPLIDIPSSETEGSVFTETQDTALEVTPR; this is encoded by the exons ATGGCGGCCCCGGAGGGCGGGGCCCGCCGCTCGGAGGCCGCGCAGAGGGGTGGCAGTATGGCGGCGGCCGAGGAGCCGACCCGCGGGGAGGCGgacgaagaggaggaggaggca GAGCAGTTGGTTCTGGTGGAATTATCGGGAATTATTGATTCAGACTTTCTctcaaaatgtgaaaataaatgcaAGATTTTG GGAATTGACACTGAGAGACCCATTCTGCAAGTGGACAGCTATGTCTTTGCTGGAGAATATGAAG ACACTCTTGGGACCTGTGTTATATTTGAAGAAACTGTTGAACATG CGGATGCGGAAGGCAATAATAAAACAGTGCTAAAATATAAATGCCACACAATGAAGAAGCTCAGCATGACAAGAACTCTTCtgacagaaaagaaggaaggagaagaaaacatag GTGGTGTGGAATGGCTGCAGATCAAGGACAATGATTTCTCCTATAGACCTAACATGATTTGTAGTTTTCTGCATGAAAATGAAGATGAAGAAGTTGTAGCTCCGGACCCAGATAAACCTTTGGAGTTGGAAGAGCAAGAGATTAAAATGAAAGATAATTCAAACCTAAGTTATGAACAGGGGAAACCACCAAACTTGGAAACAGAGGATTCTGGTCCTCTTATTGATATCCCTTCTTCTGAGACAGAAGGCTCTGTTTTTACGGAAACTCAAGATACTGCCTTAGAAGTCACCCCTAGATGA